The Cucurbita pepo subsp. pepo cultivar mu-cu-16 unplaced genomic scaffold, ASM280686v2 Cp4.1_scaffold001199, whole genome shotgun sequence region TAACAAAAGATTCTACTGCTGCTTCAGTCAACCGAACTTGCACTCGAGAACAACTTATTTAACTAGAAACAGACGCAGAGCatactattaaaaaacgtTCGGATGGAGACGGATTAACGATGAGGTACCTTGAGGCAAGCAAAAACTCCAGGAAGTCCATAGCTACAACCCAGCTGCAAAGCACCAACTAAAGAGGTTAGCTTGAAAATCATAATGTGTACAATAACACGACacgaaaatgtttcaaaatctaatttaTCGTATAAATGGCATGCCCCGCTCGACCACAATGGATTATTACCTCAAGTACTCTTTTGCCCCTAAAGCTCAGCTGTCCGTCACGAATCTCATGCTTAAGGACATTAACAAGATCAATGGAACTGTCCCAAGATTTCAGATAGcctataaaataaagataagcTTCAAACTTAAAGACATGTATAATTATGAGTGTACGAGTGTAGAAAGCATAGATATACCTTCAGGCTTTGAAGATATAGACTCTGATCCATTGAAGCCAATTATATCAGCAACACTAACTCTACCCTGGAGACAAGGACACCATTTAGCACAAGTGAAGAACTgtcgggttttccctcaagaatTACCACTAGTGTCGAACCGAACTAGTGAAGTAccttaaaaacattgagacCTTGCAAATCGACGTTCTCCCCTGCATATTTGTAGGGATGAGCTGTCTGCTCAAAGGAGAAGAACGTGTTAATGGTATTCCCAAAAGTGGTTGGCAATAACAGGAAGAAAAGTACAGAAGAATTGCCTTTGAAGGGAGAATCTCTACAGCTGGTGAGGGGAGATGGACATCTCTCTCTGAAATGGAGGGAGTGCTCTGGCTTCCTTTATCTTGGGGCACCAAACCAGGCAAGCATTGCGCAAGTAATGATGGTGCTCTCATTGTACCTATATTACAAGCACCTATATGTAAATCTTGTTGTAATGTATAAAGAACCAAAGAAAATCAATGTGATTTACCAagaatgaaccaaaaaaaggATACCAATTGGCAAAAACCATCAAAATATCGTATGGT contains the following coding sequences:
- the LOC111786205 gene encoding uncharacterized protein LOC111786205, translating into MRAPSLLAQCLPGLVPQDKGSQSTPSISERDVHLPSPAVEILPSKTAHPYKYAGENVDLQGLNVFKGRVSVADIIGFNGSESISSKPEGYLKSWDSSIDLVNVLKHEIRDGQLSFRGKRVLELGCSYGLPGVFACLKVPHR